One genomic window of Roseobacter ponti includes the following:
- the ccoN gene encoding cytochrome-c oxidase, cbb3-type subunit I, with the protein MNTGTGNYMKLVVLGLVTLVAMIAAGYARDLAYQVHMIIFMIVAAGLFLVTLRSTDEPAAPAAPQNEYFDSVVRAGVIATAFWGVVGFLVGVVIAFQLAFPSLNFEWAEGYANFGRLRPLHTSAVIFAFGGNALIATSFFVVQRTSAARLWGGNLGWFVFWGYQLFIVLAATGYLLGGTQSKEYAEPEWYVDIWLTVVWLAYLACFLGTIIRRREPHIYVANWFYLAFIVTVAMLHVVNNLSVPVSIWGSKSVQVFSGVQDAMVQWWYGHNAVGFFLTAGFLGMMYYFIPKQAERPVFSYKLSIIHFWALIFLYIWAGPHHLHYTALPDWAATLGMVFSIVLWMPSWGGMINGLMTLQGAWDKLRTDPVIRMMVTSLAFYGMSTFEGPMMSIRSVNSLSHYTDWTIGHVHSGALGWNGLITFGALYYLVPVLWKRERLYSFTLVSWHFWLATIGIVLYAASMWVTGIMEGLMWREVDANGFLVNSFADTVSAKFPMYVVRGLGGVMFLSGAVIMCYNLWMTVKAAPAKDALATAVPAE; encoded by the coding sequence ATGAACACCGGAACAGGAAACTATATGAAGCTGGTGGTGCTGGGGCTTGTGACGCTGGTGGCGATGATTGCCGCCGGTTACGCAAGAGATCTGGCCTATCAGGTTCACATGATCATTTTTATGATCGTGGCGGCAGGGCTCTTTCTTGTCACGCTGCGGTCCACAGATGAGCCGGCAGCCCCGGCAGCCCCGCAAAACGAGTATTTTGACAGCGTCGTGCGCGCCGGGGTCATAGCCACCGCCTTCTGGGGTGTTGTCGGGTTTCTGGTCGGCGTGGTGATCGCGTTTCAGCTCGCCTTTCCGTCACTCAATTTCGAATGGGCAGAAGGGTACGCCAACTTTGGCCGCCTGCGCCCGCTGCACACCTCGGCGGTGATTTTTGCTTTCGGGGGCAACGCCCTGATCGCCACGTCGTTCTTTGTGGTTCAGCGCACCTCGGCTGCCCGTCTCTGGGGCGGCAATCTGGGCTGGTTCGTTTTCTGGGGCTACCAGCTCTTTATCGTTCTGGCGGCCACCGGCTATCTTCTGGGCGGCACACAGTCCAAGGAATACGCAGAACCCGAATGGTACGTCGACATCTGGCTGACCGTGGTCTGGCTCGCCTATCTGGCCTGTTTTCTGGGCACGATCATCAGGCGCCGCGAGCCGCATATCTATGTGGCCAACTGGTTCTATCTGGCGTTCATAGTCACAGTGGCAATGCTGCACGTGGTCAATAACCTGTCGGTGCCGGTCTCCATCTGGGGCAGCAAATCCGTGCAGGTTTTCTCGGGCGTTCAGGACGCTATGGTCCAGTGGTGGTATGGCCACAATGCCGTTGGTTTCTTCCTGACCGCCGGCTTTCTGGGCATGATGTACTATTTTATTCCCAAACAGGCCGAACGCCCGGTCTTCAGCTATAAACTGTCGATCATCCACTTCTGGGCGCTGATCTTCCTCTATATCTGGGCCGGCCCGCACCATCTGCACTACACGGCTCTGCCCGACTGGGCGGCGACACTGGGGATGGTCTTCTCGATCGTGCTCTGGATGCCAAGCTGGGGCGGAATGATCAACGGTCTGATGACGCTGCAGGGTGCCTGGGACAAGCTGCGCACCGATCCGGTCATCCGGATGATGGTCACCAGCCTTGCGTTCTATGGCATGTCCACCTTTGAGGGGCCGATGATGTCGATCCGCTCGGTGAACTCGCTGTCGCATTACACAGACTGGACGATCGGCCACGTGCACTCCGGTGCGCTCGGCTGGAACGGGCTGATCACCTTTGGCGCGCTGTACTATCTGGTGCCGGTGCTGTGGAAACGTGAGCGTCTCTACTCGTTCACTCTGGTCAGCTGGCACTTCTGGCTCGCAACGATCGGCATCGTGCTCTACGCGGCATCGATGTGGGTGACAGGCATCATGGAAGGCCTGATGTGGCGCGAAGTGGATGCCAACGGTTTCCTCGTGAACAGCTTTGCCGACACCGTCAGCGCCAAATTCCCGATGTATGTGGTGCGCGGTCTGGGTGGGGTCATGTTCCTCTCCGGCGCTGTGATCATGTGCTATAACCTGTGGATGACTGTGAAGGCCGCGCCTGCCAAAGACGCGCTCGCCACAGCTGTCCCCGCTGAATAA